The Spirosoma foliorum genome has a window encoding:
- the trxA gene encoding thioredoxin, with the protein MAAGSNAVEATDANFSELINSDKPVLVDFWAEWCGPCRMVGPIVEQLAGEYEGKAIVAKMDVDQNSATPAKFGIRSIPTLMVFKNGQLVDKVIGATSKGVLEQKLVAAMEPATI; encoded by the coding sequence ATGGCAGCAGGATCAAATGCCGTAGAAGCAACCGACGCTAATTTTAGCGAACTTATAAATTCAGACAAACCTGTTTTAGTAGACTTCTGGGCCGAATGGTGTGGCCCTTGTCGGATGGTAGGTCCAATCGTTGAACAGCTTGCTGGCGAATACGAAGGAAAAGCCATTGTTGCTAAAATGGATGTTGACCAGAACTCAGCAACACCTGCCAAATTTGGCATCCGCAGCATTCCTACACTGATGGTTTTCAAAAATGGTCAGTTAGTCGATAAAGTGATTGGCGCTACGTCTAAAGGCGTATTAGAACAAAAGCTGGTAGCCGCTATGGAACCCGCTACGATCTAA
- a CDS encoding universal stress protein — protein sequence MTNLLFPTDFSANTTAAQDWVRLFARKTGATITLLHVFQPMVPDSTLPTMGDPGLGLIASQEIEDISRERLGKLADELRAEGLSVEVEWRIGFVDDGILDAAKERSADLIVMGRSDLSTFFDRLAGSAVSDVADDAKCPVLIVPTTPEGHAIRPAQVHTIAYAMQPQTTNADVTFQTSSLVDTFDAQLLILTEDKIETAHVDLIVMQLYPSSGFLDSLFHPNHVAKLIEKSEVPVLVYHEQK from the coding sequence ATGACCAACTTACTATTCCCTACCGATTTTTCGGCTAACACAACAGCCGCTCAGGACTGGGTTCGCCTTTTTGCCAGGAAAACAGGTGCAACCATTACGTTGCTACACGTTTTTCAACCTATGGTTCCCGATTCCACATTGCCGACTATGGGCGATCCGGGACTGGGACTTATAGCCTCTCAGGAAATTGAAGATATCAGCCGCGAACGGCTTGGTAAATTAGCTGATGAACTCCGTGCCGAAGGGCTATCAGTTGAGGTAGAATGGCGTATTGGGTTTGTGGATGATGGTATTCTGGATGCCGCCAAGGAACGCTCGGCCGATTTGATCGTGATGGGACGCAGTGATCTGAGCACTTTTTTCGACCGATTGGCGGGTAGTGCCGTTAGCGATGTAGCCGATGATGCCAAATGTCCGGTACTTATTGTTCCCACTACCCCTGAAGGCCATGCCATTCGTCCGGCGCAGGTGCATACAATTGCCTACGCCATGCAGCCGCAGACAACCAATGCGGATGTCACATTCCAGACCAGTTCACTCGTCGATACGTTCGACGCACAATTGCTCATTCTGACAGAAGACAAAATCGAAACCGCTCATGTCGACCTGATTGTGATGCAGTTATATCCTTCATCAGGCTTTCTGGATAGTCTGTTTCACCCGAATCATGTGGCCAAACTGATTGAAAAATCAGAAGTGCCCGTGTTGGTTTATCACGAACAAAAGTAA
- a CDS encoding pyridoxamine 5'-phosphate oxidase family protein: MQTARTIPSRLAKRAHYDEATIHPILDEALFCTVSFAVDGQPMAIPTAFARQDDKLYIHGSVGSHFIRAIEHGAPVCITVMLADGLVLAKSAFHHSVNYRSVIIFANAEKVTDETERMNALALITDHLIPNRWGDLRPTTDSEMRKTTVLAFSLAEASAKLRTGGPSDDPEDEYLPTWSGVIPLQTVRLTPVPAETSLETPLPNYLS; the protein is encoded by the coding sequence ATGCAAACAGCTCGCACAATCCCCAGCCGATTAGCCAAACGCGCTCATTACGACGAGGCTACGATTCACCCTATTCTGGATGAAGCTCTATTTTGTACCGTCAGTTTTGCGGTTGATGGCCAGCCGATGGCTATTCCTACCGCCTTTGCCCGGCAGGATGATAAGTTGTATATCCACGGTTCGGTGGGCAGTCATTTTATTCGCGCTATTGAGCATGGGGCTCCGGTGTGTATTACCGTTATGCTGGCCGATGGGCTCGTGTTAGCCAAATCAGCTTTTCATCATTCGGTCAATTATCGGTCGGTAATAATTTTTGCTAATGCGGAGAAGGTGACGGATGAGACGGAACGAATGAATGCGCTTGCCCTGATCACTGATCATCTGATTCCCAATCGGTGGGGCGATCTGCGCCCAACAACTGACAGCGAAATGCGGAAGACAACGGTACTGGCGTTTTCGCTGGCTGAAGCTTCGGCCAAGCTGCGGACGGGCGGCCCGAGCGATGATCCGGAAGATGAATACCTGCCAACCTGGTCGGGGGTAATTCCGCTGCAAACGGTACGCCTTACTCCGGTCCCAGCTGAGACGAGTCTGGAAACACCTTTGCCTAATTATTTATCATGA
- a CDS encoding sugar phosphate isomerase/epimerase family protein — protein MQRRSFLKQSGLLTAGAFALGQSDLLANAFAKPINPFGAQLYSVRDVIPKDPKGVMTQLAQMGYKQFESYGGPQGFLWGMEPKEIKSFLDGLGVKMVSTHFNYRGEVDKPDQLKKSIEMAHDAGLTYLLCPYYGAQKTLDDWKKVADQFNKVGEEVKKAGLKFGYHNHDYSFRLLDGKLPQEVLLENTDPKYVMFELDLCWIDVAGVNTEEHLKKYGKRYELCHVKDYTVKDGKPVQNDLGKGNVDFKKTLRIAKDSGIKYFLVEQEQYPESSLISMKNDAEYMKVLSV, from the coding sequence ATGCAACGACGTAGTTTTCTTAAACAATCCGGTCTGCTTACAGCCGGAGCCTTCGCCCTTGGTCAATCTGACTTATTAGCCAATGCTTTTGCCAAGCCCATCAACCCGTTTGGGGCACAGCTATATAGCGTCCGGGATGTCATTCCGAAAGATCCTAAGGGCGTCATGACACAATTGGCTCAGATGGGTTATAAGCAATTTGAGAGTTATGGTGGTCCGCAAGGTTTTCTGTGGGGTATGGAGCCAAAGGAAATCAAATCATTCCTCGATGGCCTGGGCGTGAAGATGGTCAGTACGCACTTCAATTATCGCGGTGAAGTCGATAAGCCGGATCAACTTAAGAAAAGTATCGAAATGGCGCATGATGCTGGTTTAACTTACCTGCTCTGCCCTTACTACGGTGCACAAAAAACGTTGGATGATTGGAAGAAAGTGGCCGATCAATTCAACAAAGTTGGTGAAGAGGTGAAGAAGGCCGGGCTGAAATTTGGTTATCACAACCACGACTATTCGTTCCGTCTCCTCGATGGCAAGCTGCCTCAGGAAGTCCTGCTAGAGAACACCGATCCTAAATATGTCATGTTCGAACTAGATCTGTGCTGGATTGATGTGGCGGGTGTAAATACGGAAGAGCACCTCAAAAAGTATGGCAAACGCTACGAGCTTTGCCACGTGAAAGACTATACCGTGAAAGACGGCAAGCCTGTGCAGAACGACCTAGGTAAAGGTAACGTGGACTTTAAAAAGACATTACGCATAGCTAAAGACAGCGGTATCAAGTATTTTCTGGTAGAGCAGGAACAATATCCTGAGTCATCACTGATCAGCATGAAAAACGATGCTGAGTATATGAAGGTGTTGTCGGTCTAA
- a CDS encoding class I SAM-dependent rRNA methyltransferase, which translates to MTFSKLYLQAGRDEAVRRFHPWVFSRAISRYEGNLSDGDVVEVFDNKNRYIATGHYHDGSIAVRIFSFGATAGGPVIPDLAYWTKKLAHIRSIRQVIVTGETNCYRLVHGEGDGCTGLIIDMYNGVAVVQAHSIGMHRERDIIADALKDVFGNELTAVYDKSADTLPDEYGATVTNGYLFGRTPVPHPVQENGNTFLVDWITGQKTGFFLDQRDNRALLAQYAQGKDVLNAFCYSGGFSVYALKAGANLVHSVDVSQKAIGLTNQNIEANFGETDTRHEAYAEDVMHYLKAHDHNYDVVVLDPPAFAKSLSARHRAVQGYKRLNAEGFRRVAKGGILFTFSCSQVVDRELFYNTIVAAAIEAGRQVRVLHHLSQPADHPVSLFHPEGGYLKGLVLWVE; encoded by the coding sequence ATGACATTTTCCAAATTATATCTGCAGGCAGGACGCGATGAGGCTGTTCGGCGTTTCCACCCCTGGGTGTTTTCCAGAGCCATCAGCCGCTACGAGGGTAACCTGAGCGATGGCGATGTAGTAGAGGTCTTTGATAATAAAAACCGATATATCGCTACTGGGCATTATCACGACGGAAGTATTGCCGTGCGTATTTTCTCGTTCGGGGCAACGGCAGGCGGGCCTGTTATTCCCGATTTAGCCTATTGGACGAAGAAACTGGCCCATATTCGCAGCATTCGGCAAGTGATCGTTACTGGCGAAACAAACTGCTACCGACTGGTGCATGGTGAGGGCGATGGCTGTACAGGCCTTATTATAGACATGTATAATGGTGTGGCGGTTGTACAGGCGCACTCCATAGGCATGCACCGCGAACGAGACATCATTGCCGATGCCCTCAAAGACGTTTTTGGGAATGAACTGACTGCCGTTTACGACAAAAGTGCCGATACATTGCCCGACGAATACGGCGCAACGGTTACGAATGGCTACCTTTTTGGCCGAACCCCTGTACCACATCCAGTCCAGGAAAATGGTAATACGTTTCTGGTTGACTGGATTACAGGACAGAAAACAGGATTTTTTCTCGATCAACGCGATAATCGGGCGCTCCTGGCCCAGTACGCTCAGGGCAAGGATGTTCTGAACGCGTTCTGTTATTCGGGTGGGTTTTCGGTGTATGCCCTCAAAGCGGGCGCTAACCTGGTTCATTCGGTTGATGTTTCTCAGAAGGCAATTGGCCTGACTAATCAAAACATTGAGGCCAACTTTGGTGAGACCGACACGCGGCATGAGGCTTATGCAGAAGATGTGATGCATTATCTGAAAGCCCACGATCATAACTATGACGTGGTTGTGCTAGATCCACCTGCTTTTGCCAAAAGCCTTTCGGCGCGGCACCGGGCTGTGCAAGGCTACAAACGATTGAATGCAGAAGGTTTTCGCCGGGTAGCGAAGGGCGGAATTTTATTTACCTTTTCGTGCTCGCAGGTGGTAGACCGAGAGTTGTTTTATAATACAATTGTGGCCGCAGCGATTGAGGCCGGACGTCAGGTTCGTGTGCTACATCATCTGAGTCAACCTGCCGATCACCCTGTTAGTTTATTCCACCCAGAAGGCGGCTACCTGAAAGGGCTAGTGCTTTGGGTAGAGTAA
- a CDS encoding OsmC family protein has translation MAKQHTYALTIQWTGNKGEGTSTYRSYERSHTISVENKPDLLGSSDPSFRGDKTRYNPEELLVASLSSCHMLSYLHLCAVAGVVVLDYTDKATGTMAETPDGGGHFTEVTLYPLVVVAEESMVAKANELHHQANKLCFIANSCNFPVHHQPTCIAINVVESDSSI, from the coding sequence ATGGCGAAACAACATACTTATGCCTTAACCATCCAATGGACTGGAAATAAGGGAGAAGGGACCAGTACATATCGCTCATACGAACGCAGTCATACGATTTCTGTCGAAAACAAACCAGATTTGCTCGGATCATCGGACCCTTCCTTCCGGGGCGATAAAACAAGGTATAACCCAGAAGAACTCCTGGTTGCCTCGCTATCGAGTTGCCATATGTTGTCGTATCTGCACTTGTGTGCGGTGGCTGGCGTCGTGGTTCTTGACTATACCGATAAGGCTACAGGCACGATGGCCGAAACGCCAGATGGGGGAGGGCACTTTACTGAAGTTACACTATATCCGCTTGTTGTTGTTGCCGAGGAGTCGATGGTGGCTAAAGCAAACGAATTACATCATCAGGCTAACAAACTCTGCTTCATTGCCAATTCCTGCAATTTTCCGGTGCACCACCAACCGACTTGTATTGCAATAAATGTCGTGGAGTCAGATTCTTCAATCTGA
- a CDS encoding GNAT family N-acetyltransferase produces the protein MRLVELTATENFGYRQFLVEGIRKHQDCFRSTPADQLNKPFPTNGTADSFTLGMLNTADELAGVVSFQREGQYHEKFRHRGLLFGMYVADKYTGQGLGRILLEETIRRVRLVPDIEQINLQVLANNSRAKRQYEKLGFRSFSFEKNAIKDGDIYYDEELMVLFLTDNTHP, from the coding sequence ATGAGACTTGTTGAATTGACCGCCACGGAAAACTTTGGCTACCGACAGTTTTTGGTAGAGGGCATAAGAAAACATCAGGATTGTTTTCGGAGTACTCCCGCCGACCAACTCAATAAACCTTTCCCGACAAATGGCACAGCAGATAGTTTTACGCTTGGCATGCTCAACACCGCCGATGAATTGGCAGGTGTGGTAAGTTTTCAGCGTGAAGGCCAGTATCATGAGAAATTCAGACACAGAGGCTTACTTTTTGGCATGTATGTAGCCGATAAATACACTGGTCAGGGTTTGGGACGTATTCTGTTAGAAGAAACCATCCGACGGGTGCGCTTAGTGCCTGATATAGAACAGATTAATCTACAGGTTTTGGCGAACAATAGCCGAGCTAAACGCCAATATGAAAAGTTAGGCTTTCGCTCATTTTCGTTCGAGAAAAATGCCATTAAAGACGGAGATATTTATTACGATGAAGAGCTGATGGTACTTTTTTTGACCGACAATACGCACCCATAA
- a CDS encoding aminotransferase-like domain-containing protein: protein MLPFKSLILIDKSSTTPVFLQLSDQLGQLIRKGMLTPGQRLPGSRQLGELLTLNRQTIVAAYDEGMAQGWLESRSGSGTYVAAHVPEVKPQPLVLEGRDGISQGYAISNKQPGYAFESINFLNRPVLTNQAGLRLDDGFPDIRLAPMDELSRAYRSYFRWGNPQKHFGYGDTKGNRLLREQLSIHLNETRGLRTTPDNLLITRGSIMGLHLTCQVLLRLGDVVVTGETNWAGATMNIQKAGALVLTVPIDQHGMDMDALEILCQKQRSVARPIRMVFVNPHHHYPTTVTLRADRRVRLLQLSEQYGFVVLEDDYDYDFHYLSRPILPLASADQHGMVVYVGSLTKSVAPAFRIGYVVAPTAVIDELARLRRIIDRQGDPMLEFAIGQLLKTGDLKRHFRKALRTYHARRDHFCELVSTELSDIIQFNKPDGGMAVWALFDPSIDMELMAQRADQEGLSLSNGIAHNPPGQRLNGTRLGFASSTEDELEQSVAVLKKVLKIRS from the coding sequence ATGCTACCTTTTAAATCGCTGATTCTGATTGATAAGTCGTCGACTACGCCCGTTTTTTTACAACTAAGCGATCAGCTTGGGCAGCTCATTCGAAAAGGCATGTTGACGCCCGGTCAGCGGCTTCCAGGATCGCGCCAATTGGGGGAATTATTGACGCTGAATCGTCAAACTATTGTAGCCGCTTACGACGAAGGGATGGCGCAGGGATGGCTCGAAAGTCGTTCAGGCAGTGGAACGTATGTAGCGGCTCACGTGCCAGAAGTTAAACCGCAGCCTTTGGTGTTAGAGGGTAGAGATGGTATATCTCAAGGATATGCCATCTCTAATAAACAACCGGGTTATGCTTTCGAATCAATCAATTTTCTAAATCGGCCTGTTCTCACCAATCAGGCTGGGTTACGGTTAGATGATGGGTTTCCGGATATCAGGCTGGCTCCAATGGACGAACTAAGTCGGGCTTACCGTTCCTATTTTCGATGGGGGAATCCGCAGAAACACTTTGGCTATGGAGACACAAAAGGGAATAGATTGCTTCGAGAGCAACTTTCGATTCATCTGAACGAAACGCGCGGGCTCCGAACAACACCTGATAATCTGCTTATTACGCGGGGCAGCATCATGGGTCTGCATTTGACCTGTCAGGTATTATTGCGTCTGGGCGATGTGGTCGTAACGGGCGAAACGAACTGGGCAGGCGCCACGATGAACATACAGAAAGCAGGCGCGTTGGTATTGACGGTTCCCATCGATCAACATGGGATGGATATGGATGCGCTGGAAATTCTTTGCCAAAAACAGCGAAGTGTCGCCCGGCCAATCCGAATGGTCTTTGTAAACCCGCATCATCACTATCCAACAACAGTAACACTGCGTGCCGATCGGCGTGTACGACTCTTGCAATTGTCTGAACAATATGGCTTTGTTGTTCTGGAAGACGACTACGATTACGACTTCCACTACCTCAGTCGCCCGATCTTACCACTGGCCAGCGCCGATCAACACGGCATGGTTGTTTATGTAGGCTCCCTAACGAAGTCGGTAGCCCCCGCCTTTCGAATTGGTTACGTAGTGGCTCCAACAGCCGTAATTGACGAGCTGGCCCGACTTCGGCGCATCATCGACCGCCAGGGCGACCCCATGCTTGAGTTTGCCATTGGCCAATTGCTCAAAACAGGTGATTTGAAGCGCCATTTCCGCAAAGCGCTACGCACGTACCACGCCCGGCGCGATCATTTCTGCGAACTAGTATCGACAGAACTATCGGACATAATTCAGTTTAATAAACCCGACGGCGGGATGGCCGTTTGGGCGCTATTCGATCCGTCGATAGACATGGAATTAATGGCACAACGGGCTGATCAGGAAGGTTTGTCACTGTCGAATGGTATAGCGCACAACCCGCCCGGTCAGCGGCTCAACGGCACGCGATTAGGGTTTGCATCGAGTACGGAGGATGAGTTGGAACAGAGCGTAGCCGTCTTGAAGAAGGTGCTAAAAATCCGGTCATGA
- a CDS encoding pyruvate dehydrogenase complex dihydrolipoamide acetyltransferase, giving the protein MAELIRMPKMSDTMTEGVIAEWHKKVGDKVKSGDVLAEVETDKATMDLESYEEGTLLYIGVEKGASVPVDGVLAIIGADGEDYKALLNGASGGSQEAPAPKAEPTPAPVAESAPVATKVPEQKAAPAVPAEKVNASVIRMPKMSDTMTEGTIVAWHKKEGDTVKSGDVLAEVETDKATMDLEAYEEGTLLYIGVKEGASVAVDDIIAVVGEKGANFKVLLDGGAGQQAATGEGGSATAQQNPQASEPANADTDLSYAGGTGDVSESNGRVKASPLAKRIAEDKGINLSQVHGSGPEGRIVKSDVESFVPGKAAPAAQPAAPVAQPTAAPTPAAQPSAPAPVPTPAGDYEDVPVSQMRKTIARRLSESLFTAPHFYLTMEINMDKAMELRGTVNGLSPVKVSFNDFVIKAAALALKQHPNVNSSWLGDKIRKYKYVNIGVAVAVDEGLLVPVVRNADQKTLSTISGEVKDLAGKAKDKKLQPKDWEGSTFSISNLGMFGIEEFTAIINPPDSCILAVGAIKQTVKFEGDVAKPTNVMKVTLSCDHRVVDGATGSAFLQTVKQLLEDPMRMLV; this is encoded by the coding sequence ATGGCTGAATTAATCCGAATGCCCAAGATGAGCGACACAATGACTGAAGGCGTCATTGCAGAGTGGCACAAAAAGGTGGGCGATAAAGTAAAATCCGGCGACGTACTGGCCGAAGTTGAAACCGATAAAGCTACGATGGACCTGGAGTCCTACGAAGAAGGTACACTACTTTATATCGGTGTTGAAAAAGGTGCTTCAGTTCCGGTAGATGGCGTTTTGGCTATTATCGGTGCGGATGGCGAAGATTACAAAGCCTTGCTGAATGGAGCAAGTGGTGGTAGCCAGGAAGCGCCTGCTCCTAAGGCAGAGCCAACTCCTGCGCCTGTTGCTGAGTCAGCACCTGTGGCAACCAAAGTGCCTGAACAGAAAGCCGCTCCGGCTGTTCCAGCCGAGAAGGTCAACGCGTCGGTTATTCGGATGCCGAAAATGAGCGATACGATGACCGAAGGCACTATTGTGGCCTGGCATAAAAAAGAAGGTGATACCGTGAAATCGGGCGATGTTCTGGCCGAAGTTGAGACCGACAAGGCCACGATGGACCTCGAAGCATACGAAGAAGGCACACTGCTGTATATCGGAGTAAAAGAAGGTGCATCCGTAGCCGTTGACGACATCATTGCCGTTGTTGGTGAAAAAGGTGCCAACTTCAAAGTTCTGCTGGATGGTGGTGCTGGTCAACAGGCTGCTACCGGCGAAGGCGGAAGCGCTACTGCTCAACAAAATCCACAGGCCAGTGAGCCTGCCAATGCCGATACTGATTTATCATATGCGGGTGGAACGGGTGATGTTTCTGAATCGAATGGTCGGGTGAAAGCATCGCCGTTAGCGAAGCGGATTGCCGAAGATAAAGGCATTAATCTGTCTCAGGTTCATGGTAGCGGTCCCGAAGGTCGTATTGTAAAAAGCGATGTTGAGTCGTTCGTTCCAGGCAAAGCAGCTCCAGCGGCTCAACCTGCTGCTCCTGTTGCGCAACCAACCGCAGCGCCAACACCCGCGGCTCAGCCATCGGCTCCGGCTCCTGTACCAACACCTGCCGGTGATTATGAAGATGTTCCAGTTAGCCAGATGCGGAAAACGATTGCCCGTCGGTTGAGTGAGAGCCTGTTCACGGCTCCACACTTCTACCTGACGATGGAAATCAACATGGACAAGGCGATGGAACTGCGTGGTACGGTCAATGGACTTAGCCCGGTGAAAGTTTCGTTCAACGATTTCGTGATCAAGGCGGCTGCTCTGGCTCTGAAACAACATCCGAATGTCAACTCGTCCTGGCTTGGCGATAAAATCCGGAAGTACAAGTATGTGAATATCGGCGTAGCTGTTGCTGTTGACGAAGGCTTGCTGGTACCCGTTGTTCGGAATGCTGATCAGAAAACACTGTCGACCATTTCGGGCGAAGTAAAAGATCTGGCCGGTAAAGCCAAAGACAAGAAACTCCAGCCGAAAGACTGGGAGGGAAGTACCTTCTCGATCTCGAACCTGGGTATGTTTGGTATCGAAGAATTTACCGCAATCATCAACCCGCCTGATTCCTGTATTCTGGCTGTTGGTGCTATCAAGCAAACAGTTAAGTTCGAAGGCGATGTAGCAAAACCAACGAACGTTATGAAAGTAACGCTCTCTTGCGATCACCGGGTGGTTGATGGAGCTACGGGTTCGGCCTTCCTGCAAACAGTTAAGCAGTTGCTCGAAGATCCAATGCGGATGCTGGTATAA
- a CDS encoding FMN-binding negative transcriptional regulator — MYTPKAFQETDRDTLYQFIRDNSFGLLVSTGTDGIPVATHIPIELQPDAAGKLQLVGHLSKANPQGRLLGNNTPALAVFSGAHSYISSSWYDHVNVPTWNYLSVQVTGQTDILSDDEALEVLRRQVDKYEAHSKCPVSVESMTEGYVRKEMRGIIAFTMTIDTIQGTAKLSQNRDDKNYQNIISELRQTGHAGASELADEMAARRP; from the coding sequence ATGTATACGCCAAAAGCTTTTCAGGAAACAGATCGTGATACATTGTATCAATTCATTCGCGACAATTCGTTTGGTTTATTGGTCTCAACGGGTACTGATGGCATTCCAGTAGCTACCCATATTCCTATCGAACTCCAGCCCGATGCAGCGGGTAAGCTTCAACTAGTGGGGCACCTGTCCAAAGCAAATCCACAAGGGCGATTGTTGGGGAATAATACGCCCGCACTAGCTGTATTTTCAGGCGCACATAGTTATATTTCCTCTTCCTGGTACGATCACGTAAATGTGCCTACCTGGAATTATCTGTCAGTACAGGTGACTGGCCAGACGGACATTTTGTCGGACGACGAAGCGCTGGAAGTTTTACGTCGACAAGTAGATAAATACGAGGCTCATTCGAAATGCCCAGTATCGGTTGAGAGTATGACGGAAGGTTATGTACGGAAAGAAATGCGTGGAATCATAGCGTTTACGATGACAATCGACACCATACAGGGAACGGCTAAACTGAGTCAAAACCGTGACGATAAAAATTATCAGAATATCATTTCTGAACTTCGACAAACGGGGCACGCTGGTGCAAGTGAATTAGCAGATGAAATGGCCGCCCGTCGACCATGA